The following are encoded in a window of Peromyscus eremicus chromosome 12, PerEre_H2_v1, whole genome shotgun sequence genomic DNA:
- the Sst gene encoding somatostatin, with amino-acid sequence MLSCRLQCALAALCIVLALGGVTGAPSDPRLRQFLQKSLAAAAGKQELAKYFLAELLSEPNQTENDALEPEDLPQAAEQDEMRLELQRSANSNPAMAPRERKAGCKNFFWKTFTSC; translated from the exons ATGCTGTCCTGCCGCCTCCAGTGCGCGCTGGCCGCGCTCTGCATCGTCCTGGCCTTGGGCGGTGTCACCGGCGCGCCCTCGGACCCCAGACTCCGCCAGTTCCTGCAGAAGTCTCTGGCGGCTGCCGCAGGAAAACAG GAACTGGCCAAGTACTTCTTAGCAGAGCTGCTCTCCGAACCCAACCAGACAGAGAATGATGCCCTGGAGCCCGAGGATTTGCCCCAGGCAGCGGAGCAGGATGAAATGAGGCTGGAGCTGCAGAGGTCCGCCAACTCCAACCCAGCCATGGCACCCCGGGAACGCAAAGCTGGCTGCAAGAACTTCTTCTGGAAGACGTTCACATCCTGTTAG